One genomic region from Salmonirosea aquatica encodes:
- a CDS encoding YWFCY domain-containing protein: MGATNAEKEGRSKGVDLLLSIALLFIFLHHYWYNFDLFKSIPSLGALSPTALLNQILVRLDERYDLFLHPLVTKIVVYFLLVLYSIGSRGKIDPSIKVKQVYLYAYMGTILYFLNIYFLYNPSLFSTQAADVIYLLSNCIAIFWIIKAGQNASRIMFFKNNNDIFNNENETFPQNEEFKENDDSIHFKTLYYYNKKWRDGWVNIINPYRSNMILGTPGSGKSFAILVPAIWQSIWKGYTAYIYDFKYPTLTLEAYNAYQKTIRENPAAWGRNARGKFIVPKFYVINFDDIEYSHRCNPLVPSSMTEILDGYQSAATIMLNLNRTWVNKQGDFFVESAINFLTSVIWYMKLVTIKYTRLFGEEMKKPVAQRDSKLLDLYGRFRNVCTFPHILEFACQKEYKEMFTIMASYPQLEAYVRPFASAAQHGAAEQLEGQIASVRIPLARLSSPTLYWIMSGNDFTLDINNPDDPKILCTGNNPERDEVYGAVFSLYTSKMTKLVNKQGKLKSALFWDELPTMFLKGISSLMATARSNKVATWLGFQDFEQLASGYGERESKVIMNLPGNVFSGQVVFESAEKLSRRFGKTQQESENITFGKEETSVTLSTALHEVIPASKISGLSQGEFVGQFADNFGEEINLKTFKGVVRVDQEGMKKTYAKPPVIKDIAKLVSNYYPDEKYEAKEKESWKARLLDDNYRSIKREVAELIRLEYMEFQIKSER, from the coding sequence ATGGGCGCTACTAACGCTGAAAAGGAAGGCAGATCAAAAGGGGTGGACTTACTGCTGTCTATCGCGCTGCTATTTATTTTCCTACACCACTATTGGTATAATTTTGACCTGTTCAAAAGCATACCCTCCCTTGGGGCATTAAGTCCCACCGCGCTACTCAATCAGATATTAGTCAGACTCGACGAGCGTTACGACCTGTTCCTTCACCCCCTCGTTACTAAGATCGTCGTCTACTTTTTACTCGTGCTCTATTCGATTGGCTCGCGGGGTAAGATCGATCCCAGCATTAAGGTTAAACAAGTGTATTTGTATGCTTACATGGGGACAATACTGTATTTTCTGAACATCTATTTCTTATACAACCCGTCTCTATTTTCAACCCAAGCCGCCGACGTAATATACCTGCTTTCCAACTGTATCGCCATATTCTGGATTATAAAAGCGGGGCAGAATGCTTCGAGAATTATGTTTTTCAAAAACAACAACGATATCTTCAATAATGAGAATGAGACCTTTCCTCAGAATGAGGAATTCAAGGAGAATGATGACTCCATCCATTTTAAGACCCTCTACTACTACAACAAAAAATGGCGAGATGGCTGGGTGAACATCATCAACCCCTATCGATCGAACATGATATTGGGGACACCGGGCAGCGGTAAATCATTCGCCATCCTGGTGCCGGCGATTTGGCAATCCATTTGGAAGGGCTACACGGCCTATATCTATGATTTCAAATACCCAACGCTTACCCTGGAAGCTTATAATGCCTACCAAAAGACCATTCGAGAAAACCCGGCTGCCTGGGGGCGAAATGCCCGGGGAAAATTTATTGTTCCCAAATTCTACGTGATCAATTTTGACGACATCGAGTATTCCCACCGTTGCAACCCGCTCGTCCCGTCCAGTATGACGGAGATTTTGGATGGCTACCAGAGCGCGGCCACAATCATGCTTAATCTAAACCGGACCTGGGTAAATAAGCAAGGCGATTTTTTCGTGGAATCGGCAATCAACTTCCTTACCTCCGTGATCTGGTACATGAAACTGGTGACGATTAAGTACACGCGGCTCTTCGGAGAGGAGATGAAAAAGCCAGTAGCCCAGCGTGACTCCAAACTGTTGGATTTATACGGACGCTTTCGTAACGTCTGTACCTTTCCCCATATTCTGGAATTCGCCTGTCAGAAGGAGTACAAAGAGATGTTTACTATTATGGCTTCCTATCCACAATTAGAGGCATACGTGCGTCCCTTTGCGAGCGCAGCACAGCACGGAGCGGCCGAGCAGCTAGAAGGGCAGATTGCATCGGTTCGCATTCCGTTGGCCAGGTTGTCTTCACCCACTTTGTATTGGATCATGTCGGGCAATGACTTCACGCTCGACATCAATAATCCTGACGATCCGAAGATTCTTTGCACGGGCAATAATCCCGAACGTGACGAAGTATATGGAGCTGTCTTTTCCCTGTACACCTCTAAAATGACCAAACTGGTCAATAAGCAGGGAAAGCTCAAATCTGCGCTTTTTTGGGATGAGTTGCCTACCATGTTTTTGAAAGGGATTTCTTCCCTCATGGCTACTGCCAGGAGCAATAAGGTGGCCACTTGGCTGGGTTTCCAGGATTTTGAGCAATTGGCGTCCGGGTACGGTGAGCGGGAATCCAAGGTGATAATGAATCTACCCGGTAATGTTTTTTCAGGCCAGGTGGTATTCGAGTCAGCGGAAAAACTATCCCGGCGTTTCGGAAAAACGCAGCAGGAATCGGAAAACATCACCTTTGGGAAAGAGGAAACCTCGGTCACATTATCGACCGCTCTGCATGAGGTGATCCCGGCTTCCAAGATTTCTGGACTGTCCCAGGGCGAGTTTGTGGGTCAGTTCGCCGACAATTTCGGGGAAGAGATTAACCTTAAAACCTTCAAAGGAGTCGTGCGGGTAGATCAAGAGGGTATGAAAAAAACGTATGCTAAACCACCTGTTATTAAAGATATAGCTAAGCTTGTGAGCAACTATTATCCAGACGAAAAATACGAAGCGAAAGAGAAGGAAAGCTGGAAGGCGCGCTTGCTCGACGACAACTATCGATCCATCAAAAGAGAGGTAGCAGAACTGATAAGGCTTGAGTACATGGAGTTTCAAATCAAAAGCGAAAGATGA
- a CDS encoding M23 family metallopeptidase, which translates to MNNYLRVICVLTVSTPIFGQDFPAKSLSTEKKLATKSIRAGKDGGARPPGDWYQQQNEPMDRAFTFLEDIPCISPLEAGESPWISSAFGMRLHPIDRVPKPHLGLDLVCRRGFQFVYATANGQVAFAGDRGGLGLAIEVNHVRGYTTGYGHLGSIFVRVGDQVRIGEVLGVTGSSGKATGIHLHYTVIRNGTAVDPPTLSDSI; encoded by the coding sequence ATGAATAACTATCTGAGAGTAATCTGCGTCTTAACCGTCTCCACGCCGATTTTTGGGCAAGATTTCCCGGCGAAAAGTCTCTCTACTGAAAAGAAATTAGCAACCAAGAGCATAAGAGCAGGGAAAGATGGGGGAGCACGGCCACCCGGTGATTGGTATCAACAGCAAAATGAGCCAATGGATAGAGCCTTCACATTCTTGGAAGATATACCGTGTATCAGCCCATTAGAGGCAGGAGAGTCGCCTTGGATTTCTTCAGCCTTTGGAATGCGACTACACCCTATCGACAGGGTTCCTAAACCTCATCTGGGCCTAGATTTGGTATGCCGAAGAGGATTTCAGTTCGTTTATGCTACTGCGAATGGGCAGGTGGCTTTTGCGGGGGACCGTGGCGGCTTGGGACTTGCTATAGAAGTAAACCACGTTCGTGGCTATACGACCGGCTACGGCCATCTTGGTAGCATCTTTGTCCGGGTGGGCGATCAGGTGAGGATCGGAGAAGTACTAGGAGTAACGGGGAGTTCAGGCAAGGCGACCGGAATACATCTGCATTATACCGTCATTAGAAACGGTACTGCAGTAGACCCCCCTACCCTATCTGACTCTATATGA
- a CDS encoding DUF3991 domain-containing protein, translating into MNQPVNFVDNDKVELFNQLNANNVRYLAFGSFSINAYEQARTDSTIKLWVDPTQDNIKQLNAALYALGRNPITLEFDPEVKKPLKTESGIATRDSIGVDFYSAVNGFQVIDFTKVHDRKATIKAHEFASSATNRALLIDHMSFPDLYHNTGYTNGKAKEYNLDVLFKAVKAFDLPSQNIAEPSTYLSMEPKNKPEPVVKFSKSQQFTPNYQRRDFAKIRNELDMELVLKHYGYAMSAKSKPNDKWRIYKSGIDGDSQRLAVMNNADSGFKGFVDLNNNAFKGDVFAFIKYREGDYKNAFRVVDQILGNPDYKEKAAQLKPIIPTSSKQYLNDEKLRQSDLIEEYNLTFLPENQPNYLTEKRSISPETLFAPEFKNQVLASKKEGHTNVAFPLTSKKGNILSMDMRNEDFKNFPPGCKGEAIWKSNEHAKLKTDKEILLDDEKILLNQGTKGTVSKSNGRLTFHSTHPDKGNLAVGIEKADIEITTNRIMISESPIDSISYHQLSPPVSGEYRQYISAAGNPSFQQIEQIGHIVQANPQAQFVIGMDGNMAGNRFAINMLALKHPRAGQSLRDTPARGI; encoded by the coding sequence ATGAACCAGCCCGTCAACTTCGTAGATAATGATAAGGTTGAGCTATTTAATCAGTTGAATGCCAATAACGTGCGCTACCTGGCCTTCGGAAGCTTTTCGATTAATGCTTACGAACAAGCACGGACCGATAGCACCATCAAACTTTGGGTAGATCCTACCCAGGATAACATTAAGCAGCTCAACGCGGCCCTATATGCATTGGGGCGAAATCCAATTACATTAGAGTTTGATCCCGAAGTAAAAAAGCCTCTCAAAACTGAATCGGGCATTGCTACCAGAGACAGTATTGGGGTCGACTTCTACTCCGCCGTCAATGGATTTCAGGTTATAGATTTCACAAAGGTCCACGACCGCAAAGCGACGATCAAAGCGCACGAGTTTGCCAGCAGTGCCACCAATAGAGCTTTGCTGATCGACCATATGTCCTTTCCGGATCTCTACCACAATACCGGGTACACCAATGGCAAAGCCAAGGAGTACAACCTGGATGTCCTCTTCAAAGCTGTGAAGGCATTCGACCTGCCCAGCCAAAACATCGCGGAACCTTCAACCTACCTCAGCATGGAACCTAAAAATAAACCTGAACCAGTCGTGAAATTTTCCAAATCCCAGCAATTCACACCCAATTATCAGAGAAGGGATTTTGCGAAGATCAGAAATGAGCTTGATATGGAATTGGTGCTTAAGCACTACGGCTACGCGATGAGTGCAAAGTCGAAACCTAATGACAAATGGCGGATTTACAAATCAGGAATTGACGGCGACAGTCAGCGCCTGGCGGTCATGAATAATGCTGATAGCGGGTTCAAGGGTTTTGTAGACCTGAACAACAATGCATTCAAGGGAGATGTATTCGCCTTTATCAAATATAGAGAAGGCGATTATAAAAACGCTTTTCGGGTAGTGGATCAAATACTCGGTAATCCAGACTATAAGGAAAAGGCTGCACAGCTCAAACCGATAATTCCTACCTCTTCTAAGCAGTACCTGAATGATGAGAAGTTGCGTCAGTCCGATTTGATCGAGGAGTACAACTTAACGTTCTTGCCGGAAAACCAACCCAATTATTTGACAGAAAAGCGAAGCATCTCACCTGAAACGCTCTTTGCTCCAGAATTCAAAAACCAGGTTTTGGCGTCTAAAAAAGAAGGACATACCAATGTCGCCTTTCCGCTTACATCGAAGAAAGGCAACATTCTGTCGATGGACATGCGGAACGAGGACTTCAAAAATTTTCCACCGGGCTGCAAGGGCGAAGCTATCTGGAAGAGCAACGAACACGCCAAGCTTAAAACGGATAAGGAAATACTGCTTGACGATGAAAAAATTCTTTTGAATCAGGGTACCAAGGGAACCGTGTCTAAGTCGAATGGTAGACTTACTTTTCATTCCACACACCCCGACAAGGGGAATCTAGCTGTCGGAATCGAAAAGGCGGACATTGAAATTACAACCAACCGGATCATGATCTCGGAATCTCCAATCGATTCCATCTCGTACCACCAGCTTTCACCTCCCGTTTCGGGCGAGTACCGACAATACATTTCGGCGGCGGGTAATCCCTCCTTCCAGCAAATCGAACAGATTGGCCACATAGTCCAAGCCAACCCCCAAGCTCAGTTCGTAATTGGAATGGATGGCAATATGGCGGGGAATCGGTTTGCCATCAACATGTTGGCCCTGAAACACCCACGTGCGGGACAATCGCTCCGCGATACTCCCGCACGTGGTATATAA
- a CDS encoding DUF932 domain-containing protein has translation MVNQNPSIVTTLSDWEVIQSKISASSLVGNVELQGYKAILRSDTGALLNVCKKGYNPMSNASFIRSVERFADVTNFPIEAIYELEGGKKMLGFLKCTEPFEVGGFEFKDYLMIGNGHDGQTTFFVGNSNVMIRCRNRFARQYRALKVKHSRGLEFGVERIQEEFFNYRKSLNAFYRSMNDFTKVEVSKEIHDSLVARLANLSKEERLGHAEISTRKQNIVSIIEACFRTEMADTGYTLFGLFNGLTNYTTHELGVTADNGMSMFNRAERLNLEGYQHCLNIAKGHQLLKSCELPVFANLIA, from the coding sequence ATGGTAAATCAAAATCCATCAATCGTCACTACCCTTTCAGATTGGGAGGTAATTCAGTCCAAAATCTCCGCATCATCCCTGGTAGGAAACGTGGAGCTGCAAGGCTACAAAGCCATCCTGAGAAGCGATACTGGAGCCTTGTTAAATGTCTGCAAAAAAGGGTACAACCCCATGTCCAATGCTTCCTTTATCCGAAGCGTTGAGCGGTTCGCCGATGTTACCAACTTTCCAATCGAGGCAATCTATGAGTTAGAAGGTGGAAAAAAAATGCTTGGTTTCCTCAAATGCACGGAGCCATTCGAGGTCGGCGGCTTTGAGTTCAAAGACTATCTGATGATTGGGAACGGCCACGATGGTCAGACCACGTTCTTTGTCGGAAATTCTAATGTGATGATTCGCTGCCGAAACCGATTTGCCCGGCAGTACCGCGCCCTGAAAGTGAAGCACTCACGCGGACTTGAGTTTGGCGTGGAAAGGATTCAGGAGGAATTTTTCAACTACCGGAAAAGCCTCAACGCTTTCTACAGGAGTATGAATGATTTTACCAAAGTGGAAGTGTCGAAAGAGATTCACGACAGCCTGGTAGCCCGTCTGGCAAACCTCAGTAAGGAGGAGCGGCTAGGCCATGCCGAAATCAGTACCCGCAAGCAAAACATTGTTTCGATCATTGAAGCCTGCTTTAGAACAGAAATGGCTGATACCGGATATACTCTTTTTGGCCTGTTCAACGGCTTGACCAACTACACGACGCATGAATTAGGCGTAACTGCTGACAATGGAATGTCCATGTTCAACCGTGCGGAGCGGCTTAATTTGGAGGGCTATCAACACTGTCTCAACATTGCCAAAGGCCACCAACTTTTGAAGTCCTGCGAATTACCCGTTTTCGCCAATCTCATAGCTTAA
- a CDS encoding N-6 DNA methylase, whose amino-acid sequence MNKIEQMRLNLTALRLAFEIHLSFRNANPQENMVLSQYAGFGGLSEILIDPKNDTLWTDSNKRMRPSVEELHDLVELYRPNDFSRYLQSARNSVLTGFYTPAPIIEALSSSLKAVGISLNSVLDPSAGNGRFIEVIRAEHRPNDVLMYEKDLLTGLLLSARSSDTIKIEGFENIGGQKANRFDLVTSNIPFGKISIYDPTFSKKGPVENQSTAKIHNYFFLKSIDLARPGGLVALLTTDSFANTESNRVFRENLLQKARLISAVRLPSTLFKKAGTEAGSDFIIVQKRAKPVTLLSAQENLFLETSNPLPDTEAVKSNRYFDSAPNKIIHTSREVGTNQYGKLALIYNHSGDVEQIGREIFRVFQQDLLNFFDHRLYQAKPLTNSKRKTLPSGQLDLFSTSSVAPLAQPTAIEFTGDRYEHLTHGSIFQQAGTVGALRIDDSGKTVLEPMRLSTSQKLRWEMLIDIRDSYFKLVHQERDNQTESPQLREQLNVSYDLFKSSFGSLKDRTNIDTILIDPSGRQLLALETFNEQVKTYEKTDIFHRPVHVAHAHVSTFTPQESLVASLNRFGTVDLGYMSEISGETSDRLLAELNEQVFYNPLDGGYQIKDVLGSGNIQLKIDRIKGLAPTDAVGALETDRTLRYLESVCPEPVPFELIDFNLGERWLDTALYSRFASSFFSTEVAVSYASAIDDFGVKGFDHRYNPKLTEEYAVHSNSRTYTGLDLLRYALLDNVPDITKKMEDGQGREITVRDSEKIRLASQKIDTIRNGFVDWMRGLPLSEKKEIEETYNRLYNSEVKQKFDGSHLKFPHLRLQNLGIKDLYGSQKDTAWMLIQNAGGIVDHEVGTGKTLTMIVTAYEMKRLGLVAKPMIVGMKANVVAIAETFKAAYPDARILAPSEQDFSRPRRERLFDSMANTAWDCIILTHDQFAKIPQSLDVQRRLISSEVANLDKDLNELSRTDYRVGTALLKGLERRKVSLTNNLNSVLHQIEQKKDNILDFEKMGIDFLQVDESHKFKNLLFTTRHDRVAGLGNQVGSQRALNMLFAVRTIQEKRGGDSGVAFYSGTPISNSLTELYLLFKYLRPKELERQKMENFDSWSSWQSMPRRPRIMNTPLRIS is encoded by the coding sequence ATGAACAAGATAGAACAAATGCGGTTGAACCTGACCGCACTACGCCTGGCGTTTGAGATTCATCTCAGTTTTAGAAATGCCAATCCACAGGAGAATATGGTTTTATCACAGTACGCAGGATTTGGTGGACTGAGTGAAATATTAATTGATCCCAAAAATGATACGCTTTGGACCGACTCCAACAAGCGCATGCGCCCTTCGGTAGAGGAGCTGCACGATTTGGTGGAGCTGTATAGACCCAATGATTTCTCCAGGTACCTTCAATCGGCCAGGAATAGTGTCCTCACGGGTTTTTATACACCTGCACCCATCATAGAGGCGCTTTCCTCCTCCCTGAAAGCCGTCGGCATCTCTTTGAACTCCGTTCTAGATCCCTCGGCGGGAAACGGCAGGTTCATTGAGGTGATTCGAGCCGAACATCGCCCAAACGATGTTCTGATGTACGAAAAGGACTTACTGACTGGGCTGTTGCTATCGGCAAGATCAAGTGATACGATCAAAATTGAAGGGTTTGAAAACATCGGTGGACAAAAAGCCAATAGGTTCGATCTTGTGACTAGCAATATTCCGTTCGGTAAAATTTCGATATATGATCCCACTTTTTCCAAGAAAGGGCCAGTCGAAAACCAGTCCACTGCCAAGATTCACAATTACTTTTTCTTGAAAAGTATTGACCTGGCCCGGCCCGGTGGTCTAGTGGCGCTGCTCACGACGGATAGTTTTGCCAATACGGAAAGCAACCGTGTATTTCGTGAGAATCTCTTGCAAAAAGCCCGGCTGATTTCAGCAGTGAGGCTGCCCAGCACTCTTTTCAAAAAAGCAGGAACCGAAGCCGGGTCTGATTTTATCATCGTTCAAAAAAGAGCGAAGCCAGTCACATTGCTTTCCGCGCAAGAAAACTTATTCCTGGAAACGTCCAACCCATTGCCAGACACCGAAGCCGTCAAGTCCAATCGGTACTTTGATAGTGCACCTAACAAAATTATCCACACAAGCCGGGAGGTTGGCACCAACCAGTACGGAAAACTGGCACTCATCTACAATCACTCGGGTGATGTGGAACAAATAGGAAGGGAGATTTTCAGGGTTTTCCAGCAAGATCTGCTGAATTTCTTCGATCACCGACTTTACCAGGCTAAACCCCTCACCAACAGCAAGAGGAAGACGCTACCTTCTGGCCAGCTTGATTTGTTTTCTACATCTTCCGTTGCTCCTCTTGCACAACCAACGGCGATTGAATTTACTGGTGACCGTTACGAGCATCTAACTCACGGGAGCATTTTCCAGCAAGCGGGAACGGTTGGAGCACTTCGGATAGATGACAGCGGAAAAACCGTACTTGAACCCATGCGGCTCTCCACTTCTCAAAAATTACGTTGGGAAATGCTGATTGATATTCGCGACAGCTACTTCAAACTGGTACATCAGGAGCGGGATAATCAAACCGAGAGTCCGCAGCTGCGTGAACAGCTCAACGTAAGCTACGACTTGTTCAAAAGCAGCTTTGGCTCTCTAAAAGATAGGACGAACATTGATACCATTCTGATCGACCCCTCAGGCCGTCAGTTGCTTGCTTTGGAAACCTTCAACGAGCAAGTCAAGACCTACGAAAAGACGGATATTTTTCACCGTCCGGTTCACGTTGCCCACGCTCATGTTTCGACGTTTACGCCGCAGGAATCCCTGGTCGCTTCCCTGAATCGGTTCGGGACAGTCGACTTGGGCTACATGTCCGAAATCTCCGGCGAGACTTCCGATCGCCTTCTAGCGGAATTGAACGAACAGGTATTCTACAATCCCCTCGATGGCGGTTATCAGATCAAAGATGTTCTCGGGTCAGGCAATATTCAGTTAAAAATCGATCGGATCAAGGGTTTGGCACCAACCGATGCGGTTGGTGCTCTGGAAACTGACCGAACACTGCGCTATCTGGAAAGCGTCTGTCCCGAACCTGTCCCGTTTGAGTTGATTGATTTTAACCTGGGGGAGAGGTGGCTCGATACCGCGCTGTACTCCCGGTTTGCGTCGAGTTTCTTTTCCACGGAGGTTGCAGTGAGCTACGCTTCAGCCATCGACGATTTTGGAGTCAAGGGCTTCGATCACCGCTACAACCCTAAATTAACGGAGGAGTACGCCGTCCATTCCAATAGCCGCACCTACACGGGTCTGGATTTGCTCCGTTATGCGCTGCTTGACAACGTACCCGACATCACCAAGAAGATGGAGGATGGTCAAGGCCGAGAAATCACCGTCCGGGACTCGGAAAAGATACGGCTGGCTTCCCAAAAAATTGATACGATCAGGAACGGGTTTGTCGATTGGATGCGGGGATTACCCTTATCCGAGAAAAAAGAGATCGAGGAGACCTACAATCGGCTGTATAATTCGGAAGTGAAGCAGAAGTTCGACGGCTCCCATTTGAAATTTCCCCATCTGCGGTTGCAGAATTTGGGAATAAAGGATTTGTACGGCTCCCAAAAGGACACCGCCTGGATGCTGATACAGAATGCGGGAGGCATCGTGGACCACGAGGTGGGTACCGGAAAGACGCTGACCATGATCGTCACGGCCTACGAAATGAAACGCCTGGGCTTGGTGGCCAAGCCTATGATCGTGGGCATGAAGGCCAATGTCGTGGCTATTGCAGAAACCTTCAAAGCGGCCTATCCCGATGCCCGGATTCTCGCGCCCTCCGAACAGGATTTCTCCCGGCCAAGAAGGGAGAGATTGTTCGATTCCATGGCCAACACCGCCTGGGATTGCATTATTCTCACGCACGACCAATTTGCCAAAATTCCCCAGAGTCTGGATGTCCAAAGGCGCCTGATCAGTAGCGAGGTGGCCAATCTTGATAAAGACCTGAACGAGCTTAGTAGAACTGATTACCGGGTAGGTACCGCGCTACTAAAAGGCTTGGAGAGACGAAAGGTTTCTCTTACGAACAACCTAAATTCGGTACTACACCAAATTGAACAGAAGAAGGATAATATTTTGGATTTCGAGAAAATGGGGATTGATTTCCTGCAAGTGGACGAGAGCCATAAATTCAAGAACCTGCTTTTCACAACCCGTCACGACCGGGTGGCGGGATTGGGTAATCAGGTAGGTTCGCAGCGGGCCCTTAATATGCTGTTCGCTGTCAGGACCATCCAAGAGAAGAGGGGAGGAGACTCCGGTGTGGCTTTCTATTCCGGTACCCCCATTTCTAACTCTCTGACTGAACTGTACTTGCTTTTCAAGTATCTGCGGCCAAAGGAATTGGAACGTCAGAAAATGGAAAATTTCGATTCGTGGTCTTCTTGGCAGTCTATGCCAAGAAGACCACGGATTATGAATACTCCGTTACGAATCAGTTAA
- a CDS encoding helicase-related protein, translated as MVFLAVYAKKTTDYEYSVTNQLIEKSRFRHFIKVPELAACYSQITDFRTAEMVGVDRPTAVHQLVNIKPTEQQAAFTENLIKFAASGDGTLLGRGPLSETEERARMLIATNYSKKSALDMRLIDPTSGDHPNSKVSQAAAVISRHYQESNPFKGTQLVFCDLGTPSGTSLFSVYDALKTKLIQEYGLPANEIRFIHEARNDSQSRQIIRDTNEGRIRVLMGSTEKLGTGVNAQKHIVAMHHLDVPWKPSDFEQRVGRGVRAGNETAKEHFGNQVQNYVYAVERTLDNFMFNLLQNKALFISQIKSQNLSVRRIDEGGLDETNGMNYAEYVALLSGNKDLLEKAKTEKQIAGLESERSIFKKDMASQRRSFYTLEKTLERVGEVLEKLKADQNLLYGNDQVKRPLVEEEKIEGLGITMLTAQQKSIVGIAKIASFKGFELSVDTFRFDGHTQHKWDVRSPNGIVYRHNNGYLNSEKIRTVGEYVNKATSIEQMAKLTKQQQDRLEELTWDLKIASEAQNKPWPKEGKLRELKTSLSEIEKRLTESLKPTKESTDLSPESEPQNQSVKQENIRESERVTVGAPTTIVSAAIRPRIRG; from the coding sequence GTGGTCTTCTTGGCAGTCTATGCCAAGAAGACCACGGATTATGAATACTCCGTTACGAATCAGTTAATCGAGAAATCCCGTTTTCGGCATTTTATCAAGGTACCGGAATTGGCTGCCTGTTACAGTCAGATTACGGATTTCCGTACGGCGGAAATGGTCGGCGTCGACCGGCCCACCGCTGTGCACCAGCTGGTCAACATCAAGCCGACCGAGCAGCAGGCTGCGTTCACCGAAAACCTCATCAAGTTTGCCGCCAGCGGCGATGGTACCCTGCTGGGCCGGGGCCCGCTCTCGGAGACTGAAGAGCGGGCCAGGATGCTGATTGCGACTAACTATTCAAAAAAATCGGCCCTGGATATGCGGTTAATCGACCCTACCTCCGGCGATCATCCGAACAGTAAGGTAAGCCAGGCGGCGGCCGTAATCAGCAGACATTACCAGGAATCAAATCCCTTCAAGGGTACCCAACTGGTGTTCTGTGACTTGGGCACTCCCTCGGGAACCTCCCTGTTCAGTGTGTACGACGCATTAAAGACCAAGTTGATTCAGGAGTACGGTTTGCCCGCTAATGAGATCCGGTTCATCCACGAGGCTAGGAACGATAGTCAGAGCCGTCAAATCATCCGGGACACCAACGAGGGACGAATTCGCGTACTCATGGGATCCACTGAGAAGCTGGGAACGGGCGTCAATGCGCAGAAGCATATCGTGGCCATGCACCATCTGGACGTTCCGTGGAAGCCTTCTGATTTCGAGCAGCGCGTAGGCCGGGGAGTCCGGGCGGGCAATGAAACGGCAAAAGAACATTTCGGCAACCAGGTGCAGAATTACGTCTATGCCGTGGAGCGCACGCTGGACAACTTCATGTTCAATCTCCTTCAAAACAAAGCCTTGTTCATTTCCCAGATCAAAAGCCAAAACCTCTCGGTCCGGCGCATCGACGAGGGAGGCCTGGATGAGACCAACGGCATGAACTACGCCGAGTACGTCGCCCTTCTTTCGGGTAATAAGGACTTACTTGAAAAGGCAAAAACGGAAAAGCAGATTGCGGGCCTGGAATCCGAAAGGTCGATTTTCAAAAAAGACATGGCTTCCCAGCGGCGGTCGTTTTATACGTTGGAAAAAACGTTAGAAAGGGTAGGGGAGGTGTTGGAAAAATTAAAGGCCGATCAAAATCTTCTGTACGGCAACGATCAAGTGAAGCGTCCGCTAGTTGAAGAGGAGAAAATCGAAGGCCTGGGTATCACCATGTTGACCGCCCAACAAAAAAGCATCGTCGGTATTGCTAAAATAGCCTCTTTCAAGGGCTTTGAGCTTTCGGTTGATACCTTCAGATTCGATGGCCACACGCAGCATAAATGGGACGTGCGGTCGCCCAACGGCATCGTTTACCGCCATAACAACGGCTACCTCAATTCAGAAAAAATCAGAACGGTCGGGGAATATGTAAATAAGGCCACTTCCATCGAGCAAATGGCCAAACTGACGAAGCAGCAGCAGGACAGGCTGGAAGAACTTACATGGGATTTAAAAATCGCCTCAGAAGCCCAGAATAAACCCTGGCCGAAAGAGGGCAAGCTGAGGGAGCTTAAAACCAGCCTTTCAGAGATTGAGAAGCGTTTAACCGAGAGTCTGAAGCCCACTAAAGAATCTACTGATCTGAGTCCCGAAAGCGAGCCACAAAATCAATCCGTTAAACAGGAGAACATACGTGAATCAGAGAGAGTTACGGTAGGTGCACCCACTACTATTGTATCAGCGGCCATACGTCCCAGAATTAGAGGGTAA